The following is a genomic window from bacterium.
CCTCCTTGGTTATAAGTTCCAGGGCTCTGTCCAGAACCTGATCCCTAGTAAGCATCGAAGAAGCTCCTGAACAAAAGAACATTTTGGTCAAAAAGTAAGACAAGTTCTGTTCAGAGTCAAGTGTGTCTCAGGTGAGCTGGATGCAGCGGGGGGGGGTTGGGGGACATGCCCCCAACCTCAGGGATCCTGGTGAACCATCCGGTCTAGAAAAGGAAGATCACGTCTCCGGCCAAGGTGAGCTGATCTTTTTTGGAGCCCCCGTCAAAGGGCTTGTTGGAAACCGCGTGATCCCATCTGATCTCCGGGCGAAATCGTAGATTCTTGAAGTCCTTGAAGGGATGGATTTCTAGGCCGAGGGTCAGTTCTGTTAGATCTTTCGCTCCTGACAGCCGGGTCTGAGTGTCATCTCTGAAGTATTCGACTCGAGCCGTGGCTGCCCAGGCTGGAGACCACCTGTAGGTTGCATAGGCCGCCAGTCCCCACCACAAAGTGCCTTCTGTGTCTGGGAGCTGTTCGTGGCCCACATCCGCGTTAAGTGCAAAGCTCCAGTGCTTGGAGAGCTGCCATGAGGCCACCAGATCCACCACCGTACGATAACGATTTTCCCTTTGGGTCTCGGGGCCTGTGATGATATTCAGCAGCACGTTCATCTCTTCTGAAGGCTTTAATCCTACTCCCAACATATGGGAGAAACTGCTGTTGGGATCGGTGGTTATTACATCCCATCCCCGAACCAGGCCATAGTAGACATTCAGGATTTCCATTACTTGATAGTCCAACTGCAGCCCTGTGTGGGTAAAAGGTATGGCAAAGCCGAAAAGATAGCTGTGGGAGTAAAGGGGATTTGCCGGCGCATCTATGACCTCATAGCCCAATGTGGTGACATATTTGCCCATCTTGACTGTGAGGCCTTCTCCTATTGGCAGGCGAAAGATAGTGTAAAACTGAGTCGGATCTACCTGGACCGTGTGCTTCGTAAAGGGACTGTCTGCCTCGGGTAGGTCTGAGGAGTGAATGAATCTGGAGTCAGACCCGTAAATGGCCTGAACTTTGAAGCCCCAGTCAAATCCCTTACTCTCTCCTAAAGGCCTCTCCAAAATTAATGAAAACTGGTTCATCCGGTAATCATTGGACCTATCGTCGAACACCCTAAAGAGATTCAAGCGATCCTCAGGCCTGTGGGGATTGAAGGTGTAACTCTGGGCAATCCAACCTGAAAGTTTTAGTCCCAAAGAAGAGAAAGCATCTCCCAGGCCTACTTTCCCTAGAGCTTCCATTCCCAGACTCAAAGGTTCGGGTTCCCCGGCCTCCTGCTCTGCACGGATACCTGTGGCGTTTCCCAATAAACAAAACGTGATTACCAGAACCCACCCAGTCAATGAGAGTCTTTCTCGCCACCCCTTCATCCACTCCTCCCTTTCTGCTCTTTTCGGCCCCCAAGGTAGAAGTTCCCGGGAGGATGAACCGTTCCGGGAACTTCCCAAAAGGAGGGGCGCCTCTTGTGCCCAGAAAGGCACGTGTTTTCCCAAAAGCAACCCCTATGCCTATTTTGTATAAATCAAATGATTTCAATAAGCTGTGGCCTGAAAAACTCTAGCCGAGGGAAGTTCTGGAAAAGGGAAACCTACATATTCGTAAGAAAAACATCTGTACGCTACAAGAATGTCGCAAACAAGGG
Proteins encoded in this region:
- a CDS encoding porin, which gives rise to MKGWRERLSLTGWVLVITFCLLGNATGIRAEQEAGEPEPLSLGMEALGKVGLGDAFSSLGLKLSGWIAQSYTFNPHRPEDRLNLFRVFDDRSNDYRMNQFSLILERPLGESKGFDWGFKVQAIYGSDSRFIHSSDLPEADSPFTKHTVQVDPTQFYTIFRLPIGEGLTVKMGKYVTTLGYEVIDAPANPLYSHSYLFGFAIPFTHTGLQLDYQVMEILNVYYGLVRGWDVITTDPNSSFSHMLGVGLKPSEEMNVLLNIITGPETQRENRYRTVVDLVASWQLSKHWSFALNADVGHEQLPDTEGTLWWGLAAYATYRWSPAWAATARVEYFRDDTQTRLSGAKDLTELTLGLEIHPFKDFKNLRFRPEIRWDHAVSNKPFDGGSKKDQLTLAGDVIFLF